The nucleotide window GACCTGACGCCGCAATCGTGGACCGTGATGAAGTTCGCGGAACACGAGAACAACGACGGCAACCTGGAGTGGCTGATCCGCAAGGACGGCTGCATGCACTGCGAGGAACCGGGCTGCCTGAAAGCCTGCCCGGCACCTGGCGCGATCGTGCAGTACACCAACGGCATCGTGGACTTCCACCAGGAAAACTGCATCGGCTGCGGCTATTGCGTGACCGGTTGCCCGTTCGACGTGCCGCGCATCTCGAAGAAGGACAACCGCGCGTACAAGTGCACGCTGTGCTCGGACCGCGTGGGCGTGGGCCAGGAACCGGCCTGCGTGAAAACCTGCCCGACCGGCGCGATCGTCTTCGGCACGAAGGAAGACATGAAGACGCACGCGGCCGAGCGGATCGAGGACCTGAAGTCGCGCGGCTACCAGAACGCCGGCCTGTACGACCCGGCCGGCGTGGGCGGCACGCACGTGATGTACGTGCTGCACCACGCCGACCGCCCGGCGCTGTACAGCGGCTTGCGCAACAATCCTTCCATCAGCCCCGTCGTGGGTGCGTGGAAGGGCCTGACCAAGCCGCTGGCCCTGGCCGGCATGGCCGCGGCCGCGCTGGCCGGCTTCTTCCACTACACCCGCGTCGGGCCGAACGAGGTCAGCCGCAAGGAAGAAGAGGAAGCCCTGCACGATGCGAAACGCATAGCGGAGGAACGTCATGAATCATGATGAGAGCCTGAAGCACGATGAAAAACTGCGGGACAAGGAAGGCTACCCGCTGATCGAGCGGTACAAGCCGAACGAACGGACCAACCACTGGATCACGGCGATTTCGTTCGTGCTGCTGGCGGTCTCCGGCCTCGCCCTGTTCCACCCGGCGATGTCGTGGATGGCGGTGTTCCTCGGCGGCGGCCAGTGGACGCGGATCCTGCATCCGTTCATCGGCATCGTGATGTTCGTGTCTTTCCTGGTGCTGGTGCTGCGCTTCTGGCACCACAACTTCCTGGACGCCACGGACCGCCAGTGGCTCAAGCAGATGGACGACGTGCTGGCCAACCGCGAGGAGAAACTGCCCCGCATCGGCAAGTACAACGCCGGCCAGAAGCTGCTGTTCTGGGTGCTGATCGTGTCGATGGTGGGCCTGCTGCTGACCGGCATCGTGATGTGGCGCGCCTGGTTCTCGCACCTGTTCGCGATCGACGTGATCCGCGTGGCCTCGCTGCTGCATGCGTTCTTCGCGTTCGTGATCATCCTCTCGATCATCGTGCACGTGTATGCCGGCATCTGGATCAAGGGCTCGATGGGCGCCATGATCCGCGGCACCGTCACCTACGGCTGGGCGCGCAAGCACCACCCGCGCTGGTTCGAGGACGAGATGCGCAAGCGCAAGCACTGACGGCGAACTGCACGCTTGTTCGTATTCGTCTAAAATTGGCCGGGCCCGCGTGGCCCGGCTTTTTTATTACTTGTCAGAACACCGTCGGATGTCTTTCACCCAACGGCAAGGGCCGGGGTCAGACCCGCCGGGTCTGACCCCAGGGTTTGCGTTGGGGGTTGCTCTTTGCACAGTGGCCCTTTGCAATACCAAACCCGAAATATTGGAGTTATCTTGGTACAGCGACTGCTAGAACCGGGCGAGATCGAATCGCTCGACCATACCGCCATCCCCCGCCTGCTGCTGCCGCGGCCGGGCGAACTGTACGCGGCGCGCGCGGAACGGCTGCGCCAGCTGGCGCAAAACAACATCAAGGGCATCCCCGTCGACGAGGCGCTGGCCAGCTATGTCAACGTGATGGCCGAGCTCGTGCAGGCGCAGGCGGAGGTCGTGAAGACCCTGCTCCCGGCCGGCATGCCGCTGCCATCGCAGGACGGGATGCGCACGGCGCATGAACACAACATGCCGCCGCTGCCCGTGACGGGCCAGCGCCCGGAACAGTGGCGCACGGTCTTCAACGCCCTGCTCGACAGGCTGGACGCGAAGGCCGCCGGGCAACCGCAGCTGGCGGCCGCCCTGGCCGGCCTGCGCGCGCTGGATGAAGCGCGGCTGGAAGGCGCGGCCGATGCCGTGCTGGGCGAATTCGCCGAAGGCATCGATGCCGCCCAGGCGCCGTTCGTGGCGGCCGCGCTGCAGGTGACCTGGAGCGTGATGGCCGCGCAGCTCGACGAGCGCTGGGCCCAGCCGCTGGTCACCGGCATGCTGTGCCCCGTGTGCGGCTCGCACCCGGTGGCCAGCGTGATCCGCATCGGCGGCCAGTCGCAGGGCTATCGCTACCTGCATTGCGCGATCTGCGCCAGCGAATGGCATATGGTGCGTGTCAAGTGCTCGTGCTGCGAAGCCAATGCAAAGGTGGCGTACCAGGGGTTGACCGACGCGAACGCCGATCCGGTCGCCGAGAACGTGGCGGCCGCGCGGGAAGGCAAGACGCTGAACAAGGCCAACGATCCCACCCGCGTGGCGCGCGCCGAAACGTGCGACGAGTGCCATGGCTACCGCAAGATCTTCAACCAGGAACACGACTACAACGTGGACCCGCTGGCCGACGATCTCGCCAGCCTGGTGCTGGACGTGCTGGTTTCCGAGCTGGGCTATGCGCGCGCCAGCGGCAATCCCCTGCTGCGGCTGGGCTCTCCGGAATGACGGAAACCGTCGGGGAGCGCGATCCGGCACAGCCGGCGGCGGAACCGAAGCCGGCGGTACGCCTGCCGGCCGTGCACCTGCTGCTGGCCGCCCCCGCCTGCCAGCCGCTGGTGGCGCGGTATGGCCGGGAACAGACCGTGGCCGCCCTGCGTGAAGTGCTGGCCGGGCTGCGCACCGCGCTGCTGGCCGGTAGCGCGGCCGACACATCGGACGATGCCGTGCTGGCCGCGCTGGCCGCGCGGCTCGCGGCGGCCAACCAGCCGGCCCTGCGCCGCCTGTTCAATCTCACCGGCACGGTGCTGCACACCAACCTGGGCCGCGCGCTGTTACCGGACGTGGCCGTGCAGGCCGTGGCCGATGCGCTGCGCTGGCCGATGAACCTGGAATGGGACCTGGAAACGGGCAAGCGGGGCGACCGCGATACGCTGGTCGAGCAGCACCTGCTGAAACTGACGGGCGCCGAAGCCGTCACCATCGTCAACAACAATGCCGCCGCCGTGCTGCTGATGCTGAACACGCTGGCCAGCGGCCGCGAAGTGATCGTGTCGCGCGGCGAACTGGTGGAAATCGGCGGCGCCTTCCGCATCCCCGACGTGATGACGCGCGCCGGCGCCACGCTGCGCGAAGTGGGCGCCACCAACCGCACGCACCTGCGCGATTACGCGGACGGCATCAATGCCGCCACGGCGCTGCTGATGAAGGTCCACGCCAGCAATTACGCGATCACCGGTTTCACCAGCGAAGTCAAACTGCCGGAGCTGGCGCCGCTGGCTCGCGAGCGCAACATCCCGGTGGTCGTGGACCTTGGCAGCGGCACGCTGGTCGACCTGGAAAAGTATGGCCTGCCCCATGAAACCACGGTGCGCGAAACCATTGACGGCGGCGCCGACCTCGTTACCTTCAGTGGCGACAAGCTGCTGGGCGGGCCCCAGTGCGGCATCATCGCCGGGCGCCGCGACCTGGTCGAGGCCATCAAGGCCAACCCGCTGAAGCGCGCGCTGCGCGTCGGCAAGCTCACGCTGGCGGCGCTGGAACCCGTGCTGGCGCTGTACCACGCGCCGGACCTGCTGCCGGAGCGCCTGACCACGCTGCGGCTGCTGACCCGCTCCGCCAGCGCGATGCGGGCGCTGGCCGAACGCCTGTGCGGCCCCATGCAGCAGGCGCTGGGCGATGCGTATGCCGTATCGCCCGAGCCGATGACGAGCCAGATCGGCAGCGGCGCCCTGCCCGTCGACGTGCTGCCCAGCTTTGGCCTGGCGCTGCGCGCCGCCGCCATCGCGGGCCAGCCCCGGCGCGGCGATCCGCTCGGCGTGCTGGAGCGCAGGCTGCGCGCCTTGCCCGTGCCGGTGGTTGGCCGCATCGCCGGCGACACGCTGTGGCTCGACCTGCGCTGCCTGGAAGCGCCGCAGGCCGAGGAATTCGAACGGCAGCTGGCGCACCTGGCGCCGGCTCGGGGGCCGGGCGCATGATCGTCGGCACCGCGGGCCATATCGACCATGGCAAGACCACGCTGACGCGCGCGCTGACGGGCGTCGACACCGACCGCCTGAAGGAGGAAAAGGCGCGCGGCATCTCGATCGAGCTGGGCTACGCCTACCTGCCGCTGCCGGGTGGCGACATCCTCGGCGTGATCGACGTCCCGGGTCACGAGAAATTCATCCGCACCATGGCCTCCGGCGTGACGGGCATCGACCACGCGCTGCTGGTGGTGGCGGCGGACGATGGCGTGATGCCGCAGACCGTCGAGCACCTGGCCATCCTGCGGCTGCTGGGCGTGCAGCGCGGTTCCGTGGCGCTGACGAAGACGGACCGCGCCGACGAGCGTCGCATCGCCGCCGTCGAGGCGGACATCGCCGCGCTGCTGGCCGATACGCCGCTGGCCGGCGCCCCCGTGTTCCGTACCGCCGCCACGCAGCCGGGCGATCCCGGCGTGGCCGCCCTGCTCGCCCACCTGGCCGACGCGGCGCGCACGCTGCCCGCGCGCGACGACCGCCGGCTGTTCCGCCTGGGTATCGACCGCGTCTTCACGCTGGCCGGCCAGGGCACCGTGATCACGGGTACCGCGCTGGCCGGCCGCGTGGCGGTCGGCGACACGCTGGTGCTCGCGCCCGGTGGCCAGACAGCGCGCGTACGCGGCATCCATGCGCAAAGCCGCAGCGCGGCGGAGGGGCATGGCGGGCAGCGGCTGGCGCTGAACCTGGCCGGCGTGGCCAGGGACGCCATCGAGCGTGGCACGTGGGCCGTCGCCCCCGCGCTGCAGGCGTGCTCGGAACGCATCGACGCGCGCCTGCTCCTGGCGGGCGGTGCGAAAAGCGCCGTGCTGAAGGCGTGGTCGCCCGTGCACGTGCACCTGGGCGCCGCGCACCACACCGCGCACGTGGTGCCGCTCGACGAGGACATCGTCCAGCCGGGCCAGCCGGCGCGCGTGCAACTGGTGTTCGACGTGCCGGTGCACGCGGTGCCGGGAGACCGCTTCGTGGTGCGCAACGCGCAGGCCACGCAGACCATCGGCGGCGGCACCGTGCTCGATCCGTTCGGCGCGGCCCGCAAGCGCCGCAGTCCGGCGCGGCTGGCATGGCTCGATGCGCTGCAGGCCTACGTGGACAGCGGCGACGTGGCAGACCTGCTGGCGCACAGCCCGCTGGGCGTGCGCACCGCCGCGCTGGTGCGCCTGACCCAGCTGCCCGCCGATGCGCTCGCGCCGCCGGAAGACTGCCTGCGCCTGCCGCTGGGTGGCGGCGACGAGCTGTGGATCGCCCGGACCGCGCTGGAGCGGCTGGAAGGCTCCGTGCGCGACGCGCTGGCCGCCTTCCACGCCCGGCAGCCGGACGATGCCGGCCCCGAACTGTGGCGCCTGAAACGGATGGCGCAGCCGGACGCCGAGGATGCGCTGTGGCAGGCGCTGGTGGCGCGCATGCTGGCCGCCGGCACCGTCGCGCAGCGCGGCCACAGCCTGCACCTGCCGGAGCACAGCGTGGCGCTGACGCCCGAAGAAGAAGCCCTGGCGGCACCGCTGCTGGCCGCGCTGGAACGGGGCCGCTTCGATCCGCCCTGGGTGCGCGACCTGGGGAAGGAATTCCGGGTGCCCGAGGACGAGGTGCGGCGCCTGCTGCGCAAGCTGGCCCGGGCCGGGCAATTGTCCCAGGTGGTACCGGACCTGTTCTACCATCCGCGCGCGCTGGCGGCGCTGGCGAACATCGTCGCCACGCTACCGGACACGCAGGCGGCCACGTTCCGCGACGCAACGGGCCTGGGCCGCAAGCGGGCCATCCAGGTGTTGGAGTTTTTCGACCGCGTCGGCTATACTCGCCGCGTTCGCAACAGCCACCTGGTGCGGCCCAACGCGAGCTGGCCCGACCCTGCATGATGCCCGCACGGCGCGGGCCTGGCGACAATCTGCGACACGAGGAAGGCATTCTCATCCGGTGATGGGGCCGGGCTTCAAACCCGGTGAGGGGCGTCAGCCGTTCCTCTGTAAGTTCGACTCTTTCTGCCTTCCGCCATCTTCCTGCGACCGCCCCGGCCGCGGCGCGCTTTCATCCCGGTAGCCATCCCGGTTGCCATCCCGGTTGCCATCTCAGTTGCTATATGTAACGGCAGTTGACGAGGCGATGCCATTTCGGCATGTTAGCGGGATTCCACACCTTGCGAGGCATCCCATGAAAGCGCCCTTCCACCTGGTCCCGCCGCTGGCCATCGCCGCCCTGCTGGCGGCCTGCAGCAGCGGTTCGGTTCAACAGCAGCCGGCGCAGGAGCAGGCCGCACAGGATCAGGCTTCACCGCAGGTGCCGGCCGCGCCAGTGCCGCCGGCACCGCCGGCCGCGCCGTCACCGTCGGTCACGGTGGCCGGCAGCAGGGCCAACATCACGGCCCTGCGGCGCCCCATGCAGATGCCCGGCGCCTACTACCTGCCGCCCATGGTCGTGCAACAAGGCGCCAACAAGTTCCCCGGCAAGGATGCCAACAAGGCCGTGCTGGTCAGCGAACAGCCGGTATCGACCTTCAGCGCCGACGTGGACACGGCCTCGTATGCGTTCGTGCGGCGCCTGCTGGCCGCCGGGAGCCTGCCGCCGGCCGACGCGGTGCGGGTCGAAGAGATGGTCAATTACTTCCCCTACCGGTATGCCGCGCCGCGCGACCCGGCCCGGCCATTCGCGATCGGCACCGGCGTCGTGCCGAGCCCGTGGCAGGCCGGCAACCAGCTGGTGCACATCGCCGTGCGCGGCTACGACATCGCCGCCGCAGCCCGGCCGCGCGCCAACGTGGTGCTGCTGGTCGACGTGTCGGGCTCGATGGAGCCGGCCGACCGGCTGCCGCTGCTGAAGCAGGCGTTCCGCCTGTTCGCCCAGCAGCTGCGCGACAACGACACCGTGGCCATCGTCACCTACGCCAACGGCACGGGCGTGGCGCTGGAACCGACCACCGGCAAGGACAAGGGCAAGATCGCCGACGCCATCGCCGCCTTGCAGGGCGGCGGCGGCACGGCCGGCGGCGCGGGACTGCAGCGCGCCTATGACCTGGCCAAGCGCCATTTCGATCCGAAGGCCGTGAACCGCGTGATCCTGGCCACCGACGGCGACTTCAACCTCGGCATGAGCGACCCGCGGCAACTGGAGCAATTCATCGCCGGCCAGCGCAAGAGCGGCGTCTACCTGTCGATTCTCGGCGTCGGCGAAGGCAACCTGAACGACGCGCTGATGCAGCGCCTGGCCCAAGCCGGCAATGGCAACGCGGCCTACATCGATTCGCTGCTGGAGGCGCGCAAGGCGCTGGGCCAGGAACTGGGCTCGACCATGTTCCCGATCGCCAACGACGTCAAGCTGCAGATCGAGTTCAATCCCGCGCACGTGGCCGCGTATCGCCTGGTCGGGTATGAAACGCGCATGCTGGACCGGCAGGACTTCAAGGATGACAAGGTGGATGCGGGCGACATCGGTGCCGGCCATACGGTGACGGCGATCTACGAGATCACGCCGGCGGCCGCCGCGGGCAAGCTGGTCGATCCGCCGCGCTATGCCGGCAACGGGACGCGCAAGGCCGCCGCGCCGGAGCGGAAGGCCGGCAGCGATGAACTGTGCTTCGTGAAGCTGCGCTACAAGCTGCCGGGCGAATCGGCCAGCCGGCAGATCGATCACCCGGTGCGGGCCACGGCGCGTGCCACGCTCGACGCCGCGCCGGACGACCAGCGCTTCGCCATCGCCGTGGCGGCGTTCGGGCAAAAGCTGCGCGGCGAACCGCAACTGGCCGGCATGGCGTATCCGGACATCGCCGCGCTGGCCAATGCCGCGCGGGGTGCCGATCCGGACGGCTACCGTGCCGAGTTCGTGCGGCTGGTGCAGATGGCCGACACGCTGGACAAGGTGGGCCCGCAAGCGAGCCATGGCGCGCCGCGGCCGCACGCCGCCATCGCCCGCTGATCCACCGCGCTACTCCGCTGCACTACTCCGCTGCGCTGCCCGACTATCCCGGGCCGGCTATCCCGAGGAAGCTGTCCCCGGCCGCGCTGGCCGGACCTGGATGGCCGGGCCTTTGCATCCGCTCGACCAGCGGCGCGACTGCCCGCAGCAAGGGCGCCGGCGAGACCGGCGGCCCGCCGGCATGCCAGGCATCCTGGAATTCGGCGATCTCGACACCGATGACTTCGCCCCGCGCAATCGCCACGCAGGCATCGCGCAGGTCGTCGAGGCCGAGCCCGTTCGCATGCACGTAATCGGTCGGCACGATGCCCGGTTCCAGCACGTCGCAGTCGAGGTGCACGTAGACCGGCCGGCCCGCAATGGCGTCGGCCAGCCGCGCCGCCAGCCCGGGTCCCGGCGGCACGTGGCGTACGGCCCCCGATGCGATCAGCTCCACTTCGAACGCATCGAGGTCGCGCTGGCCCACCAGCACGATGGACGACAGCGCAATGCCGGCGCCAAGTCCGGACTGCCACAAGCCCGCCGGTCCCGACAGGGCAAGCCCGCCAAGATACCCCGAGCCTGTCGATACCGGCGTGTTCAGGTCCGCATGGGCATCGAACCACACCACGCAGGCGTCCGGACGGTACCTGCCGACGATCGGCAGCGTGGCCAGCGACACGGCGCAACGGCTGGTGGCCGACAGCGGACGTTCGCCGGCGGAAAAGATCGACTCGAAGCGCCGCTGCAGTTCGCGCAGCGCCGGCAGGGCGGAGTCGAGTTCAGTGCGCCAGCCGGCCGACAGCGCCCTTGCCGGCTGGCCGACCGTGCAGGGGGCGATCCCGAGCATGTCGCCCAGGCAGTTGGCGATGGCCATGGCGCCGGGAATGGCGAGATCGTTGTGGTCGCCGGCGCGGCCCTGGAATACGGTCAGTGCGATGGTCATGGTGGATCCGGATTGGTCATGGAAGCGCTTGCACGCCGACGGAGCTTGACGCACTTACGCGGCTTAGCCAAACTTGTTATTCTTGGGATCGACAAGTTTTGCTAATGCCCCACCTGAACTCCGCCCAGCTTGCCGCATTCGCCGCCATCGTGGCAGGCGGCAGCTTCGAAGCGGCCGGCCGTGCGCTGCACGTGACCGCCTCGGCCATCAGCCAGCGGCTGAAAGCGCTGGAGGACACACTCGGGCAGGTGCTCGTCGTGCGTGGCACGCCGTGCCGTGCCACGGCCGCCGGCCAGCTGCTGCTGCGCCATGCGCTGCAGGTGTCGACGCTGGAAGAAGAACTGCGCTTGCGGCTCGGCATGCACGGCGCAGAACCGGCGCGGCCCGTCCGGCTGCCCGTTGCCGTCAATGCCGATTCACTGGACGGCTGGTTCGTGGAGGCGGCTTCGGCGTGCTGCGCGCACGGCGGCATCGCACTGGATTTGCGTGTGGAAGACCAGGGACATTCCGCCGCGCTGCTGCGCGATGGCGAAGTGATGGCCGCGATCAGCGCGTCTCCCGCCGCGACGCAGGGATGCTCGGTCGAGTACCTCGGCAGCATGCGCTACCTGGCACTGGCGGCGCCGGCATTTTGCAACCGTTATTTCGCGGCAGGCGTGGATGCCGCGACGCTGGCGGAGGCGCCCGTGCTGGTCTACAACGCCAAGGATCGCATGCAGTGGGACTTCATGGCGGCGCATGGCGGCAGCCCAGACGAACCGCCCGCGCATTTCGTGCCGTCGACGCGGGCCTTCGTGGAGCTGGCGGAACAGGGCCTCGGCTGGGGCATGATCCCGGAACACCTGGCCCAGGCCAATGTACGTTCCGGCGCGCTCGTGGAGATCGTGGCCGACCGGCACATCGACGTCGGGCTCTACTGGCATCGCTGGCAGATCGCGTCAACCCCGCTGGCGACGCTGAGCGAAGCGGTCCGGGACGCGGCGCGGCGGCACCTGCGCGCGCCAGCGTGACGCGCTACCGCGGCGCAGCCACGGCTTACTTCTTGCCGCTCTTCGGCGCCTCGTCCAGCGCGCGGCGCTCGACCGGGTTCACGTAGGCTTCCGACGGCTTAATCTCCATCGCGCCTTCAGCACCAAGGTCGCCGTTGCCCGCACCGATCCCCGTGGTGGCCGTGGCGCTGGAACCCGCGCCGACGCGCTCGCCGGTCATCGAGCCGCCGCTCGTGTCGACCTTGCCCGCCTGCCGCGCGGTGGGCGCATTGCGTGCCTGGCCGGCGTTCTTGTCCGCCTGCTTGCTGGAGTTGCGCTGCGCCGTCGCCGTCTTGCCCGGGGTGGCTTCGGTCGCGGCCTTGTTGTCCGACTGTGTCTGCGGCGGGTTGGCCATGTTGCTGACGGAATGGCTTTGCGCCGAAGCGGCGCTGGTGAATGCCAGGGCGGCGACTGCCGCGATCAGGTGGATGTGCATGATGGTCTCCTCGGGCGACTAGCCCTGCAATGCTCCGGCAAGATGCCGAAATGACACTTCCATTCTGCCATCCTGCTCAGCAATAGCCTGTAGGAGAAGGCCGCGTGTGCAAGTCGGTTCGCGACCCACGCGCCACCGCGCACGCGCTCCGGGCACGCGTGCGCAGCCGAACAGACGCGGCGGCGCCGCCTTGCCATCCTGCATGGCTTGACCGGAGAACGCCCATGACAGACACCACGCACCGCAACGACACAGCCGCCGGAACGGGCGCGCCCGCAGCATCAGCCCAGGCAGGACAGGCAGGACAGACCCCTCAGGCCTCGCGCACGGGTTCGCAGAAAGTCATCTACGCCGCCATCGTCGCCAACCTCGGCATCGCCACCGCCAAGTTCATCGTGGCCGGCATCACGGGCAGCGCCGCGATGGTGGCCGAAGGCATCCACTCGGCGGTGGACACGGGCAACGAGCTGCTGTTGCTGCTGGGCGAGCGCCGCAGCACCCGTCCCGCCGACCGCAAGCATCCCTTCGGCTATGGCAAATCGCTGTACTTCTGGGCGCTGATCGTCGCCCTGTCGGTGTTTTCGCTGGGCGGCGGACTGTCGATCTACCACGGCGTGGCGGCCCTGCAGGCCCCGCCGCCGCTGGAAGACCCGCTGTGGAACTACGTCGTGCTGGGCGTGGCCGCCGTGTTCGAAGGCTACAGCTGGAACGTCTCGCGCAAGGCCCTGAACGCCGTGCGCAAGCCGGGCACCACGCTGTGGCAGGCGGTTCGCGCCAGCAAGGATGCGTCGGTCTTCACGGTCTTCATCGAGGACACGGCCGCGCTGCTGGGCATCGCCATCGCGGCGGCCGGCATCGCGCTGGGCCAGTACTTCGGCAATCCGTACTTCGATCCCGCCGCGTCGATCCTGATCGGCGTGCTGCTGGTCGGGGCGGCCTTCATGCTGGCCCGCGAATCGGGCGGCCTGCTGGTGGGCGAGAGCATCGACCGCGACCAGCTGGCCGCCCTGTACGCGCTGTTCCGGCGCGAGCAGGCGCTGGACAGCGTGGCCAGCCTGCGCACGATGCAGATGGGGCCCGAGGACGTGCTGCTGGCCGCCTCCGTCCAGTTCCGCCGCGGCATGCCGATCGACGAGGTGGAACAGGCCATCGCCCGGCTGGAAGCGGCCATCGCCGTCGAGCACCCGGTCATCCGCCACGTCTATTTCGAAGCATCGGCATTGCGCGCCGCGATGCGGTGACCGGGTACGTCATCCGCTGGTCGCCAGGCCTGCCCCTTGCCAACTTGCAGGCCGGGGCGCGCAGGGCCGGGGCAGCGGCGCACCGCCGGGCACGGGGTCGCGGGCCACGTGATTCAGCGGCAGCCAGCGGTAGCCGTCGACACCGTTCACCACGTGGCCAAGGCCGGGAAACGAGATATGCGCGGCCGCCACGCAATCGCCCCGCCGCACCGCCTCGGCGAACCACTGGCGCCGGTGCGCCGCCGCCTGCGTCGCGTCGCTGTCGTATTTCACGGTCACGCCCGGATCGGGGAACTGCACGGGCGCCACGTGCACCGTGTCGCCCCAGGCCAGCAGCCGCTCGCCCTCGCTTTCCACGAGGTAGGCCGTGTGACCGGGCGTGTGGCCGGGCGACGCCAGTGCCGTGATGCCCTCCTCCAGCGGCCCCGCGCCATCGAAGGGCTTGAAGCGGCCCGCGGCGATGTACGGTTTCAGCGAAGTCATCGCGCCGTCGAACATGCCGCGCAGAAAGGCCGGGGCCTTGCCCTGCTCGGCGGTGCTGAGCCAGTACGCGGCATCGCGGCGGTTTACGCGCACCACGGCGTTCGGGAACGCGGCCGCCGTGCCCAGCGCCACGCCACCCACGTGATCCGCGTGCAGGTGCGTCAGCAGCACTTCATCGACCTGTTCCGGCGCATAGCCGGCAGCCCGGAGATTGCCCGGCAGGTGGCCGCCATCGGCACCGTAGAGGGCGCCGGCGCCGCTGTCGACGAGGATCAGCTTCGTCCCCGTATTGACGAGAAAGGCATTGATCGAGCCTTCGACAGGCGCCTTCAGGTACGCGGCGGCCAGCAGGCGGTCGGCCAGGCCCGGGTCGGCGCTGTCCAGGCTTGCCGTGCCGCGCGTGAGCACTTCGTGGGCCGGGAAGGGATGGGTACCGTCGAGCAGTGCCGTGACCTCGTACCGGCCCAGCGCGATGCGGTACCAGCCCGGCGCCTGGGCCACCGCGAACGGGGCGGCGGCATGCACCTGGACGACGGTGGCGGCGCCCAGCAGGCCGCTCAGGGCACACAGGACAAGGGCTCGGGAAAGGATGGGCATGGCGGCTCCTCGGCGATGGTGGGAGGCGCAGTGTGCGCCGTCGCCCGGCCGCACCATAACCCCCGGCCGTGGCGGCCTCCCCTCTCCCTTAGTGCAGTGGTCCGCGCGGCGCCCAGCAGGGACAATGCCTGCACCGCAACAACGTTCAGAAAGGAACACCATGACAACGCAACGCACCATCAATACCGTGACCACCCGCGACGGCACCATCATCCGCTACACCGACTGGGGCGACGGCCCGGCCGTCGTGTTCAGCCACGGCTGGCCGCTGCAGGGCGACGCATGGGAAGACCAGATGCTGTTCCTGGCCGAACACGGCTACCGCGTGATCGCCCACGACCGCCGCGGCCATGGCCTGTCCAGCAAGCCCTGGCACGGCAACGACATGGATCACTACGCCGACGACCTGGCCGCCGTGATCGACGCGCTGGACCTGCAGGGCGCCACCCTGGTCGGCCACTCCACCGGCGGCGGCGAAGTCGCCCGCTACATCGGCCGCCACGGCACCGGCCGCGTCAAGCGCGCCGTGCTGGTGGGCGCCGTCACGCCGCGCATGCTGGTCGGCCCGGACAATCCGAACGGCGTGCCGATGGAGGTGTTCGACGGTATCCGCGCCGGCGTGAAAGCTGACCGCGCGCAATTCTTCAAGGACCTGACCACGCCGTTCTACGGCTACAACCGCGACGGCGCCAAGGATTCCCAGGGCGTGCGCGACACCTTCTGGCTGCAGGGCATGCAGTGCAGCATCCGCGCCGCGTACGCGTGCATCAAGCAGTTCTCGGAAACGGACTTCACGGAAGACCTGAAGAAGATGACCATCCCGACACTGG belongs to Pseudoduganella albidiflava and includes:
- the fdhE gene encoding formate dehydrogenase accessory protein FdhE, whose product is MVQRLLEPGEIESLDHTAIPRLLLPRPGELYAARAERLRQLAQNNIKGIPVDEALASYVNVMAELVQAQAEVVKTLLPAGMPLPSQDGMRTAHEHNMPPLPVTGQRPEQWRTVFNALLDRLDAKAAGQPQLAAALAGLRALDEARLEGAADAVLGEFAEGIDAAQAPFVAAALQVTWSVMAAQLDERWAQPLVTGMLCPVCGSHPVASVIRIGGQSQGYRYLHCAICASEWHMVRVKCSCCEANAKVAYQGLTDANADPVAENVAAAREGKTLNKANDPTRVARAETCDECHGYRKIFNQEHDYNVDPLADDLASLVLDVLVSELGYARASGNPLLRLGSPE
- the fdxH gene encoding formate dehydrogenase subunit beta, which encodes MALQSLDIKRISATTVQPPVAREPVTGTVAKLIDVSKCIGCKACQTACSEWNDLRDEVGETTGVYDNPIDLTPQSWTVMKFAEHENNDGNLEWLIRKDGCMHCEEPGCLKACPAPGAIVQYTNGIVDFHQENCIGCGYCVTGCPFDVPRISKKDNRAYKCTLCSDRVGVGQEPACVKTCPTGAIVFGTKEDMKTHAAERIEDLKSRGYQNAGLYDPAGVGGTHVMYVLHHADRPALYSGLRNNPSISPVVGAWKGLTKPLALAGMAAAALAGFFHYTRVGPNEVSRKEEEEALHDAKRIAEERHES
- the selA gene encoding L-seryl-tRNA(Sec) selenium transferase codes for the protein MTETVGERDPAQPAAEPKPAVRLPAVHLLLAAPACQPLVARYGREQTVAALREVLAGLRTALLAGSAADTSDDAVLAALAARLAAANQPALRRLFNLTGTVLHTNLGRALLPDVAVQAVADALRWPMNLEWDLETGKRGDRDTLVEQHLLKLTGAEAVTIVNNNAAAVLLMLNTLASGREVIVSRGELVEIGGAFRIPDVMTRAGATLREVGATNRTHLRDYADGINAATALLMKVHASNYAITGFTSEVKLPELAPLARERNIPVVVDLGSGTLVDLEKYGLPHETTVRETIDGGADLVTFSGDKLLGGPQCGIIAGRRDLVEAIKANPLKRALRVGKLTLAALEPVLALYHAPDLLPERLTTLRLLTRSASAMRALAERLCGPMQQALGDAYAVSPEPMTSQIGSGALPVDVLPSFGLALRAAAIAGQPRRGDPLGVLERRLRALPVPVVGRIAGDTLWLDLRCLEAPQAEEFERQLAHLAPARGPGA
- the selB gene encoding selenocysteine-specific translation elongation factor — translated: MIVGTAGHIDHGKTTLTRALTGVDTDRLKEEKARGISIELGYAYLPLPGGDILGVIDVPGHEKFIRTMASGVTGIDHALLVVAADDGVMPQTVEHLAILRLLGVQRGSVALTKTDRADERRIAAVEADIAALLADTPLAGAPVFRTAATQPGDPGVAALLAHLADAARTLPARDDRRLFRLGIDRVFTLAGQGTVITGTALAGRVAVGDTLVLAPGGQTARVRGIHAQSRSAAEGHGGQRLALNLAGVARDAIERGTWAVAPALQACSERIDARLLLAGGAKSAVLKAWSPVHVHLGAAHHTAHVVPLDEDIVQPGQPARVQLVFDVPVHAVPGDRFVVRNAQATQTIGGGTVLDPFGAARKRRSPARLAWLDALQAYVDSGDVADLLAHSPLGVRTAALVRLTQLPADALAPPEDCLRLPLGGGDELWIARTALERLEGSVRDALAAFHARQPDDAGPELWRLKRMAQPDAEDALWQALVARMLAAGTVAQRGHSLHLPEHSVALTPEEEALAAPLLAALERGRFDPPWVRDLGKEFRVPEDEVRRLLRKLARAGQLSQVVPDLFYHPRALAALANIVATLPDTQAATFRDATGLGRKRAIQVLEFFDRVGYTRRVRNSHLVRPNASWPDPA
- a CDS encoding formate dehydrogenase subunit gamma codes for the protein MNHDESLKHDEKLRDKEGYPLIERYKPNERTNHWITAISFVLLAVSGLALFHPAMSWMAVFLGGGQWTRILHPFIGIVMFVSFLVLVLRFWHHNFLDATDRQWLKQMDDVLANREEKLPRIGKYNAGQKLLFWVLIVSMVGLLLTGIVMWRAWFSHLFAIDVIRVASLLHAFFAFVIILSIIVHVYAGIWIKGSMGAMIRGTVTYGWARKHHPRWFEDEMRKRKH